TCTTGGTGGACGACTGGTCGTACCAGTCCATGTACGAGCGCACCTTCGCCCCCTCGATCCCGTTCGGGGTGTCGAGGATGTGCTTGGCGTACATGTTCGCCGCGTTGATCTCGGGGTTGTTCCCGTTGTCCAGCGGCGCCATCAGGTCCACCGCGCTCTCGCCGGTCGACCCGTAGATCGACTTGAACGAGCTGATCGCGCGGGTTTCCTTGTCGAGGGCGTTGGAGCCGAACTGCTTGTCGTTCTCGTTGAGGTGCGGTTCCTTGACCGAGCCGCCGGGCAGCGCCGCCGAGATGACGGCACGCTGGATCGAGGCGTACTCCTTGGCGGAGGAGAACGCCGCCAGCGCACGGGTCCGCTTGATCATGTCCGGGTTGCTGGTCGCCTGGGCCATGTCCTGGGAGAGGCTGAGCAGCGAGGTGATCAGCTGGCTGTACTGGTCGATGGTGTTGAGGGACGGTGCGCCGTCCTCGTACGCCGACTTGCGGATCGACCGGATGTCGCCGAGCTGGGAGGCGATCTGGGCGACGCTCGCGTGGATGCTCTCCAGCGCGTCGTCGTTCTCGAAGTCGCCGATCTCGTTGGTCGCGTCCAGGAACGCGTCCTTGGCCTGGTCGGTCTTCTCGCGGGGCTGGGTGACCTTGTAGTCGGTCGCCTTGGAGCCGTTGGAGAGCGGACCGGCGGACCGGTCGCGCTCCACCTGGAGGGCCTGCGCGAGCGAGGTCGCCTGCTTGGTCATCTGGGTCAGGAGCTGCATGTGCTCCAGCTGCTGCATGTCCGTCATGGACTCGTTGATCCGCAGACCGCCCAGGCTGGTCGCTGCGACCACGGGGAGGGCGAGGAGCGAGACCAGTCGCGTACTGATGCGCCAGTTACGGAGCGCTATTCGCGACCCCGTGTCGACCGGGCCGCGGGAAGCGGGAGGCGTGCCCGGCTCGGCCCCGCTGCTCGCCGTGGAGCCCGGGCGCTGGGCGCGGTCGCTGTTGTCGCCGGCAGCGGCCGGCCCGGGGTTCTGGGCGTGCTGGGGCGAGGAACCGCGGTCGGTCCCGCCGCGCGGCTCCTGTTCCGCCGGAGCGCTGCCATCCCTCTTGAAACGTCCCTGCACTAGCGTCGCAACCTCTGGACCAGGCGTTCCGTCCGGATAGGGACAGAACGGTGTCGGCGTCGTGGGGCGCTGGACGCGCCCCATGGTGGTCGTTGAGTGACCGGCGTACTTCCCCCTCCCGCCGCCGCTCGGCGCTGCGTTGCGCCCCGGTGCGCCGGTCTGAAACCCGCGGCGGTGCGTGGAATTCCAGCACAGTGCAGGATCTCCAACAAGGGCCATGTACCGGGCTGTGACCTGCGTGACACGTTGTGATGAACGAGTAACAAGCAGTGGAGAGTGATCGTGGGTAAAACGGACGATCGGGGATGAGTCACTTAGGGGCAGGGGGTGTCCCAGTCGCGATGATCGGGAGCGGAATGATGGATTCAGGGAGGTAATGTCCGTTTCCCGGGCCATGATCGGCTGACCGTAATGGGTCAATTGTCGATTACTTCGTGAGCAAACTCACATGATGATCGTCGCCTCATCCCGGCTCCGGCGGGGAATCGGATGTTTAGCCTGACGCTTTACAGGGATGGCGAATCCGACAAGCCGGCGCCGCCGAGGCGGCGCCCGAACCGACAGGGTCCTGACGGCAGATGAAGACGACGACCACGATCCGCAACATTGCCAACCCCCGGCGCACCACGCTGGCGCACCTCAAGGACGCCGAGGCGCTCCAGACACCCTTCCTGCCGGAGCACGCCGCCGACCTGCCCAACGTCACGGCCAACCCGCGCCGCACCATCCTGATGGAAGCCCCGGCCTCGGCCGCCCAGTAGCCGCCCCGCGATGGGCGAGGCTGCGCCCCCTCACCGCGTTAGCCTGGAGCGTCAGTCTTCAGCCAGCCAGCAAGTGAGGGGCGACAGCATCCCGTGCGCATCGCCAGGTTCTCCATCGACGGCAATGTCGCCTTCGGCGCCGTCGAGGGACAGGGCACCGTGGAATCCGGTGACCTCGTCCTTGACATCATCAAGGGCATCCCGTACGCCGACTTCGAGCTCTCGGGCACCAAGGTCCCGCTGAACAAGGTCCGGCTGCTGCCCCCCGTGCTCCCCAACAAGGTCGTGGCCATCGGCCGCAACTACGCGGAGCACGCCGCCGAGCTCGGCCACGAGGTCCCCGACGCGCCCATCACCTTCTTCAAGCCCACCACCTCGGTGATCGGCTCCGGCGACGCGATCGAGTACCCCTCCTTCTCGAACGAGCTCCACCACGAGGCCGAGCTGGCCGTCGTCATCGGCCGCATGTGCCGCGAGGTCCCGCGCGAGCGCGTCAAGGACGTCGTTCTCGGCTACACCTGCGCCAACGACGTCACCGCCCGCGATGTGCAGCAGCGTGAGAAGCAGTGGGCCCGCGCCAAGGGCTTCGACACCTCCTGCCCGCTGGGCCCCTGGGTGGAGACCGACGTGGACCCCCACGACCTCACCATCCAGGCGACGGTCAACGGCGAGCAGCGGCAGCTCGGCCGCACGAGCGACATGGTCCGCTCCATCGAGGACCTGGTCGTCCACATCACGGAGGCCATGACGCTGCTCCCGGGCGATGTGATCCTCACGGGCACCCCCGCGGGGGTCGGCCCCCTGCACGTCGGCGACGAGGTCGCCGTCACCATCGAAGGCATCGGCACTCTCACCAACAAGGTGATCAAGCGTGGCTAACGCACCTGTACGCGTCCGTTTCTGTCCCTCCCCGACCGGCAACCCCCACGTGGGCCTGGTCCGCACGGCCCTCTTCAACTGGGCCTTCGCCCGGCACCACCAGGGCACCCTGGTCTTCCGGATCGAGGACACCGACGCCGCGCGCGACTCCGAGGAGTCCTACCAGCAGCTGCTCGACTCGATGCGCTGGCTGGGCCTGGACTGGGACGAGGGCCCCGAGATCGGCGGCCCGCACGCGCCCTACCGCCAGTCGCAGCGGATGGACCTGTACAAGGACGTCGCCGAGAAGCTGCTCGCCGCCGGGTACGCGTACGCCTGCTACTGCACCGCCGATGAGCTGGACGCCCGCCGCGACGCCGCCCGCGCCGCCGGGAAGCCGTCCGGCTACGACGGGCACTGCCGCGACCTCACCGCCGAGCAGAAGGCGGCGTACGAGGCCGAGGGCCGCACCTCGATCGTCCGCTTCCGGATGCCCGACGAGGCCATCACCTTCACCGACCTGGTCCGCGGCGAGATCACCGTCCAGCCGGAGAACGTCCCGGACTACGGCATCGTCCGCGCCAACGGGGCCCCGCTCTACACCCTGGTCAACCCGGTCGACGACGCGCTGATGGAGATCACCCACGTCCTGCGCGGTGAGGACCTGCTCTCCTCCACCCCGCGCCAGATCGCCCTGTACCGGGCCCTCATCGAGCTGGGCATCGCCAAGGACACCCCCGCCTTCGGCCACCTGCCGTACGTCATGGGCGAGGGCAACAAGAAGCTCTCCAAGCGCGACCCGCAGGCCTCCCTCAACCTCTACCGGGAGCGCGGCTTCCTCCCCGAGGGGCTGCTGAACTACCTGTCGCTGCTCGGCTGGTCGATCGCCGAGGACCGCGACATCTTCTCGGTGGACGAGCTGGTCGCCGCGTTCGACATCGAGGACGTCAACGCCAACCCGGCCCGCTTCGACCTCAAGAAGGCCGAGCACATCAACGCCGAGCACATCCGCATGCTGGAGGTGAAGGACTTCACCGAGGCCTGCGGCCCCTGGCTGAAGGCCCCGTTCGCGCCCTGGGCCCCGGAGGCCTTCGACGCGGAGAAGTGGACGGCGATCGCCCCCTACGCCCAGACCCGCGTGACGGTGCTCTCCGACATCACCGACAACGTCGACTTCCTCTTCCTCGACGAGCCGGTGGAGGACGAGGCGTCCTGGGCCAAGGCCATGAAGGGGGACCCGGCCGCGCTCCTGACCACGGCCCGCGCCAACCTGGAAGCGGCCGACTGGAGCGACGCGGAGTCCCTGAAGAACGCCGTGCTCACCGCGGGCGAGGCCCACGGCCTCAAGCTCGGCAAGGCCCAGGCCCCGGTCCGGGTCGCCGTGACCGGCCGCACCATCGGCCTGCCGCTCTTCGAGTCCCTGGAGATCCTGGGCCGTGAGAGGAGCCTGGCCCGCATCGACGCGGCGCTGGCCAAGCTGACCGCGTAGGCGCGCGAGCCACCCGGAGGAGGGCCGCAGCCGACCGGTTGCGGCCCTTCTCCGGCCTCTGCCCCGACGCGAGCGTCCGTCGGCGGCT
This DNA window, taken from Streptomyces griseus subsp. griseus, encodes the following:
- a CDS encoding fumarylacetoacetate hydrolase family protein, yielding MRIARFSIDGNVAFGAVEGQGTVESGDLVLDIIKGIPYADFELSGTKVPLNKVRLLPPVLPNKVVAIGRNYAEHAAELGHEVPDAPITFFKPTTSVIGSGDAIEYPSFSNELHHEAELAVVIGRMCREVPRERVKDVVLGYTCANDVTARDVQQREKQWARAKGFDTSCPLGPWVETDVDPHDLTIQATVNGEQRQLGRTSDMVRSIEDLVVHITEAMTLLPGDVILTGTPAGVGPLHVGDEVAVTIEGIGTLTNKVIKRG
- the gltX gene encoding glutamate--tRNA ligase, whose translation is MANAPVRVRFCPSPTGNPHVGLVRTALFNWAFARHHQGTLVFRIEDTDAARDSEESYQQLLDSMRWLGLDWDEGPEIGGPHAPYRQSQRMDLYKDVAEKLLAAGYAYACYCTADELDARRDAARAAGKPSGYDGHCRDLTAEQKAAYEAEGRTSIVRFRMPDEAITFTDLVRGEITVQPENVPDYGIVRANGAPLYTLVNPVDDALMEITHVLRGEDLLSSTPRQIALYRALIELGIAKDTPAFGHLPYVMGEGNKKLSKRDPQASLNLYRERGFLPEGLLNYLSLLGWSIAEDRDIFSVDELVAAFDIEDVNANPARFDLKKAEHINAEHIRMLEVKDFTEACGPWLKAPFAPWAPEAFDAEKWTAIAPYAQTRVTVLSDITDNVDFLFLDEPVEDEASWAKAMKGDPAALLTTARANLEAADWSDAESLKNAVLTAGEAHGLKLGKAQAPVRVAVTGRTIGLPLFESLEILGRERSLARIDAALAKLTA